From the genome of Carassius auratus strain Wakin chromosome 24, ASM336829v1, whole genome shotgun sequence:
acaacacaagccCAAGTGCACTgattgatttttgggtgaaatgcAGTGGTGAAAGAAAATGCGTGAAGATGTCAAATCAAATCACCATGGGGTTTTCTGCCAATCGTCCTGATGAGAGGAAATGAACCTAAAGTAGCTCTCCTGCTGATGGCGACTGAATCCCATTTTACATACGATCTGTTCTAAATAAGAATGAGCTAGGGAGTGTGTACCAAATCATAATATGCTAATATAAAAATGATGCCAAAGGTGACCCGATAGCAAACTACTTCCAATAGATTTTGTAGCCTCGTCCTCATTGGTTAAAACATGGACAGACTTGTAACTGCAAACTTGTCGTGTCATGCCTGGTTAGGACACAGTGCTGCAAATTTAGGTTGCTAGTATGCAAATTAGCATTCAGCCGCTATGTGATGCCTACAGCAGTTAAAAGAGATGATGGAGTTACCGTCCGATCTCTTGCTTTCACTGTCGTCACTGTCAGGAGAGTTCAGTTCCTCGTTCCCTGACATCCAGATAAAACACAGGTCACTAACTGAGTCCACTCAGGGgaaacaaacaatcagacaaacaaagaaaagaaaagacgagCGCTTATCTAACATAAACATCCATTTGGTCGTTCTTTCTGGAAAAGTGTAAACTCTGTTGTATCCTTTTCTAGCTCTAGTAAAACAAGTTTGACAAGAACATAAATGCATATGCACACAGAATTCAGCATACTGCAGCACACAGCGCTTGCAAAACACAATACATTGCAGAGTGCAACACTAGTAAGTAGTATAAACTAGTTAGTATACTTGCTTGAGAATGTTAAACACTATACATTGCATGACGCTCTACACACCGCACAGCACACTGTAAATTGTACAGTACAGAATACACTATAACAGGTAATAACATGGACCAGTATGTACACTACAAAATGAAGAGTATactaatgtatatttaaaagaaaacatttaaaaacaaagccACCTTCTTTCCAACATAATTGTTTGTAATAGTTTGCCTGCGATTGTGCTTGGTTACAACAAACACAATAGTACGCAAGAAAAAGTGGTAAAGCAAGAATAGTCGTTTATGGTAGTGAGTGATAGAACTGTTTATACGGTCCCACATTTATACATTTTGGAATACTGATTATTAGCATAGTATGAGAACTTTGTCATTATCACACTCTACATATTCTgtacacaaaacttttttttttttcattttgagaaaaaaatgtgtttgtgtaaattacaattgcataatatttttttttaattctgaggaaatattttaaaatagatttaatttggAAAATACATAAGTTATTTAAATTCAGCAATTTCGTTACTTTTCTTTGGGCATTggataaatatataacaataaacaatattattacatatttaaaagattgtttttaaatattaatgtattttttggcaTCTGCTAACAACAAGCCAGTATATGAATATCATTATTGATTTTGGCCATTACCACTGGTTTACATCATGTGCattttttagcaacattatatACAGATgtaatgtcaataataataataataatgataaaaatattaaaataatcaaaacccatatcggtcaaccactagttTATATCATGCATAAGTTAAAGCCAAATATTGGTCAGTAAAGGTGTTTAGGATTAGTAATAGTTTAGGATGAGTAAAATCCAATGTAAAAACTTTGACCCTTACCGTTGTGTGCTCGCTGGCTGTTGTCCGTGTCACTGCTGGTCTCGGGCTCTTTGGCATCGGACACTGGTGTTTGAGCCCCATTCACCCCCCCTGGGTCTTTATTGCCCTCTTCCTCTCTGGGCTGTTGCTCTGTGGGCTCCTTGTTATCGCCTGTAGCATCTCGATCTGTCTTTGAATCCTTCTCTTGTCTCGTGTCTTCCTTCCGTTTGTCTTGAGATTTCACACTCGGGTCTGTGTTGATCTCGTCTTCTTTTTGAGCATTATCGCCTTTGCTGTCACtgctttgtgtgtctgtgtcGGTTTTATTATCTTTCTCCTCGTTCTCTTCCTGTTTGGCCTTCTCTTCCAGATCTAACACAGACAAATTCAGTTCATCATTACTGGCACTGTGAAAGTGAGGTCAAATTTAAGCATGAAAGGTTACAAATATGGGATATTCGAATTCTGAATACACTagttgtgaccctggaccaaaaaaaaactgaataaataagctttccattgatgtatagtttattaggatctgacaatatttgccagagatacaactatttgaaaatctggaatctgagggtgcaaaaaaaatgtaaatattgagaaaattgcctttaaactTGTCCACatgaattcttaacaatgcagattactaatcaaaaattaagttttgatatgtttatggtaggaaatttacaaaatatcttcatggaacatgatcttcatttaatatcctaatgatttttgccataaaagaaaaatcaataccGTAATTTTGACCCgatattgcaaaaaatatataccccagcgacttaagactggtatATAAGAcacaactgtttaaaagtttagggttAGTAAGAATTTTTACTGTTCCTGAAAGAAGTTTCTGATGCTaaccaaatacattttattgagcTATATTGTTAAATAGTATAgctatttaaaatgactgttttctattttttttttttacatcttaaaatgttatttatccctgtgatgcaaagctgaattttcagcatcattactccagtcttcagatctataatcatttctgtttattatcaatgttgacattttttcatcatttctgtggaaaccatatTTCTTTCAGCATTTATGTGgaaaccatttttctttttcattatttctatGGAAACCATATTTTTTTTAGTATGAATAGAATGTTCCGTTCTCCAGAATTTGCCCTAGTATGAATAGAAATGAATGAAACAGGAAGTCTAATGTGACCGCAGCTTACCAGTATTGCcagaaaacatttctttgaaatgATAAAGCATTCCTCTGAGATCAGCTGTCACATTCTAAATCAATCCACACATGTACTGTAGTCAATCGTGATTTAATATCACAACATTTTTCATCTACAGAATCTGTGCCAAAGGGAGATCTAGATTCATGTTAtgaagatttatttttgtttattggttAAGCCTGAGCTCTTAAATCATGTCTTCATATTGAATTCATTTATATTTCTGAATGAAAGCTAGATTTTTACAGGTTTTTAAGAGATGAGTGGTGCTTGGCCTTACATACTAAGGAAATGCAAATAATTGCCATGATATTGCTATACAACTGATAAGTTGTAACAAAATAgccaaatattaatattttagggGTTTGTTTGAATCCCTAACTCTTAGCACGAGCGACAGGAGCAAGCATTACTAATAATCTACAGCACATCATCtcgattttttttaagtgcatgtgtatatgtttgtgttcATACCTTTGGTAGCCTGTGCTTTccatttttctctgtttttatgcACTTCCTCATTCCATGTGCTTTTGAAGGTCTTAAAATCGACAGCGCTTATGGAGCAGTTCAGGGAAGGGCCGCTCTCCGAACCAGAGCCTCTCACAGTAGAGCGTTTACCGTCCGACGGGATGTTATTCAGACTGCAAAAACCCACACATAGACACATAGAGTGAGCATTTATTTAGCTTCCAGTAAATGTTTGTCTTTAGATTACACAGGAGTACATCACTTTTAAGTGTAACATCATTAGCTGATGAAGTTTCCGTGATTTCCAAGAGTTTCCGTGAATAGATATAGTATGTGCGTCCAAATACTACATTACTCACCTGACACCCAAGCGTTGTCTGGTAGTTCACACATTATGACCTCATTCAAGTATGACTTTTCCAGATGTTTAAGaattaaaacaaatcatttaGATTCAGATCAATTCGCTGTTTACTCATTCGGACTAATTTGTGAACCACTTTGACTGACTCACTGAGACAAGAAcagattttcatttaaattttaatttacacAAGCGCAATGTCTAGTCGATAAATATGTTCAATTTTAGCTTTTCAAAGGATAGTAAGCTCAAGTTTATagtctcttaagctcaccaaTGTCATATTTATTGatccaaatacagtaaaaacaattgtgaaatgttacaacttaaaatcattttttagaatagagctttaatattttaatagaccAGCTCTGTTGCCGCCCATTCATTCGTCCTCACCTGGAGCGTCTGAACCCGGCCAGGCCGGAGGGTGAGGCTTCTTCGATCAGCGGAGTCACGATTTTCTCAATCATGTCTGTCAGCACAGTGAAGGTGGGTTCCACGATGAAATCAATGAAGCCTGTTTGGGAAGTGAAATGAGCATCATCACACACAGACGTGGGTATAACATTTACTATTAAATCACACACAAGCTTGATCACTCACCGATCTGAGACTGGGCCACCATGGTAGACTTGCGATCACATAAAGGAGAGAAAGGAAGTCCAAGCTCTGCCTCCTTATCGCcctaaaacaaaaagaagaagagcACCAGCACCAATTAACATCTTACCAGGTAaagatttctgattattaaagtGGTCATATCATAGACtgtcagtatatctttagttggacctCAGCACTATTTCAGCACAATTAAAGtctattaaacataaaattagcAGAAGATATGAAGTATAACAGTATATTAtaccaaaagtacaattgcagggtattttttaTCAAGCacacaaatatgtaaatgtatttgtagtatacttagctcaaaataaatatatttcaaatacattttatttactctGTGTATGCTAAAATTGCCCAATTAAATCATGTTTTCACTTTTTGTGCATAATTTTCCAGCTTATTTGGAAATGACACAACAAAAATATGCAGCTCACAAGTTATATTTACTAATTTCTCATATTTAATTTTACTAACAccattgtctttttttctgtaaatttaaaaagcaccaaaaataaatgatgaaaacaaagtaaaaacttttataatgtgaCACTGATACAGTgtaataccatatatatatatatatatatatatatatatatatatatatatatattattattatttttttttttttaagtctaaacCTTACAGAATGGATActgacttttttatatatatatatatatatatatatatatatatatatatatatatatatatatatattgataaattAGATAACTTATTATATGACCTCTTTGGTTACTGACCAatccataaaaaataaagcttttggTTTAGGTTTCAGTTCATTTGACCAGAACGGAAATCCCTCGTGTTCAGCTCCGCTGCATTCTCATTATTCTCTGAATCAGTCCATAGCacttcatttacaaacatcagATAATCCTGAGAAACAATAGCTGTAATTATCTTTGCTATGATTGTCTTTTGACCAGATAATACAGCTATGACCTCTAAACAACATATCTCCTATACAAGTGACGTTCCTCTGGATGTTTTGCCAGTCGCACTTTTCATAGTCACCATTAATTTCCTGCGCAAAGCTGAACAAAATTTCCTTCATGACTCTTAAATCGCAATTGTAATTTCTGGGGGTGATTTACCTGTGATGAACTGATCATTTATTAGCTTCAACATGTCAATAAATCAAAGATTTAATTTCACTCTTGTAGGAACACTAAGATGGGACCGGTGTGATATCAAATCAGACAATGGGAAGTTAATTGGTTTGGCACTGTGAGGAGATACTCATCTCTTAAAAACACCACTGTGTTTGGATCAGAATTAGATCCGTTCTCATTTAGCAAAGAAATTGAGCTCTacttcattatttattcaatcatacaacaaaaaaaaagtcctagAAAGCAATTCTGAATGACTTTCGACATCTTCATAGAGATGCAAAAGCCGATGGCATAGAGTGAAGCAGCAGAGATTCAAATGTTGAGGTTAGAATGCAAGAAATGGATGTTTAGAGGAGATTAATGGGATTTTTACAGTGGACGTTACAGGCTTGGAATGCTAAATAAGATTAAGACTCAATTCGAGATTAGATCAGAGTGCTGATGACCACAGAATAGGAATATGGACGATGAAGTGAGAGAGcaacagatagagagagagagagaaaactctcTCACTGTATGATTGAAGAACTATAAAAACGTCTACAGGACACTGCTCTCTGCTTCAGACAGCATAACCACAGGCCATTCACACCCCGCCTGATGCATACTGCCCACAAAAATAGCAAGAGCTTTCTCCAAACTTCAATCTGCGGTCTGATTGTGAACACAATTTCCGGGAGTCAGGGTGCTCAGGGTTTTTATAGGCCCACTGGGAAACCGAGTTGTGTTTACAAGGTATTGGGCTGCTGCAATGATGAGCACTTCCTAGAAAGATGGATTTGCAAGGTTTTCGACGAATGAAATTCAAATCAGAGATTTGTTCGAGGCACTTATTTGGTTGCTAGTAAACAGGATATTCTCGACGAcaactgtgtattttattttgtttacataaatttACTATTAGTCTATGTAGTTATGCAGCATTTATTCTAATCAAATCAGAaaggaaaaataagaaataataattttcatatggaaatacagtatatttttttgttttgcatttgcaCAGTACAGTTTCAAGACAATTAAGGGCATTTTTttgttgcaataaataaataaatcaatcaaatatcattttaataattaataaaataatttaacttgtttttgtaatacacacacacacacacacacacacacacacattatagtatagtttaaatatattttacttttatttatttttgttcactaAACTAGTTAACAAACTGAACAATACAAAATATGTTGTCaatgttaatttcaaaatttattaacacattaaaatagaaagtcCGTGTCTGATCATATTATTAAATGTGAGTTAACATGATTGACAATGagtagttacatttttattaactaatgctaacaaagaaataaatactctaataaatattattaaataatgtttttattattaaataacctCTATTATATAAATAacctttaatctttatttttatattatttaaacaaacaatcaattattatttttatattttgaatttaaaataacaatcacaatacattttatggtCTTAAAAATAGGCTTTTTTGTTTACTTGTTGTCAGGCAAAATACAGAatttgttatttctttcttttgagtTCATGAAATATGCCCCAGAACAAGCTTTGAAGAGATTTAGatgcttttataattattataagaaCTGTCTCGGGACACTGACCTGCCTGAAGAACTCCTCCAGCAGTGAGGTGGTCCAGCGGTGGTGCATGTTCCAGTTTTTGGCAGGGTGGCTGATGTCAGCGGTGTGCAGTAACAGGGATAAGGCCTTGGGTTTATCAATCCTGCAGAGGACAGAGATGTTCAGCCCctcagagctgttaaaatcactcTGTCCAACCTCTCATTATGTGGATATGAATATCTGTAGATGCAGAAATGTTTTTGCGTGAACAGTGTGTGGTTAGCTAAAGCCCCTCCTCCTGGTTACCCTGATGTGTGCGACCGCACTTACGCTTCAGGCTGCTGCAGGAAGTTCTTCATGGCCTTAATCTGCTGGAAGTGACAGGACATGTCAGTGGCCAGGACCATCTCGACCACCAGTGCCCGCAGTTCTCTGAAAGAAGGAGACATTTTCAGGATTGACTTTAAAACAGGTTACGTTCAGTCTTCTTATGAAAAACCTGTTATAATGTACATGGTTCTTAGGTTGattctatatataatattatacttatAACTAATAGCATATTAGTTACTTATTAATTGCTAGATTCTATAAAGCAGGGGATTTTTGAAACTAGGGTCTCAAGGGggttggtgaaaaaaaaatgcatccaaaaacaactaataaaatgtattaaattgtggCCAATAGTgactgtttcattctgttttcttCTGGACGTCCTGGTCAAAAATCATGAGtacaattactattattttactttactgaCAGTCATCGTTTTATTTTCTGTAGGTTTATGCATTCTATATTCCATAGGTTTACACATCTAaaagccagaaaacaatatacagaatcaaatgaaaaaggaaatatttttcagaacacattataatatatatatatatatatatatatatatatatatatatatatatatatatatatatatatatatatatatatataaaatgtaatatatatgaactatatatgaatgttatttattattattattttttttgacactATGAAGTATATcttttatacataaattatatttcaatttcaaggGCATGATCATATTTAAGGAAATGGTGCACCAAAATGTTTGAAAACTTTTTCTATTAAAGCACCAGAACTAAAATCAAAGTTAATTGTGCATATGTTGTCCTTTGAGGTTTGCAACACTTTTCTAACCTCCAGTCATCTTTCGACAAATTGAAGAGGATGTTCATTTCATCATCTTCCTGCAGGAGGCGATACGCAGCGCTAACATGGTGGTTCTCCTGTACGGCACGGTCATTGTATAGTATGGCTGTGTCGGATCTGTCAAACACACATTAGTTCTGTTGAAGACCGCTGATGTATTCGCTTGCTGACTGAATGATGACAGGGTTTAATAGCAAGAGTACCTAGTCTGTATGTGGAAGTTGTTTGTGGTGCCGGTATGTTCGTAATCGTGCACAGCAGCAGCGAACAACATAGCAAAGATCTCCAACTCAGTTAACCAGTGCTGGAAGAAGTGAGATAACAAGATGAATGCAGTAGCagcaaaaaaaattcaattttcatGGAAGTGTTTTGATACAGCCGGTTCAAACTTTTGGGTATATTGCTGTTACAATGTCCATTAGGCCAACAAGTGAAAGAAATTCTCTCTCTGCTAATGCTGTAAATTATACAGGACAGTAAAAGAACCGAGACATAGGAGTAGGAATCAGACTTTACTGCTCATCCAGTATATATACGATTCACCAAAAAGAACCGGCTCTAAAGATTCATCTGTTCAGAAATCAGACGACTCGTCACTCAGTATACGTATatctgattcactgaaaagagcTGACTATTAAGAATAATTTATTCAGGAATCATCCTGGTTCAAGAGAGTTATTCATTCAAGAATCAGACTACGCTGGTCAACCTGTAATTTATTTGATTCACTAAAACGAACCGACtcagagtcatttgttcatgaattaaACTACACGAgctgtgcatgtttgttttaatatgcaGACTGTGAGGAAAGCAACAGATGGAAATTTCATACGAACAGAAgcaaaaatatgctaaaataatCGCTCCAAACACCATTCACTTCCAATGAAAAACTCCTTATCAGAAAACGTAAAGCCCTATTACCtgttctttaataaataatattgtgaagATAAGCATGAAaggaaatgaaattatattagttCATTATTCTTCTGTGCATAACATTATCTTACATTAACACTAAATCACCAAAGTGCCAGAATGACTAAAGAAATCATCAGCGGCGTAAATGCTAGGGGGCAAATCATTTGTCAGCACGGCGGTGTGATGTCCACACATCACAGAGAGGTTAATGAGCCCACGGCGGGAGTGACAGGAGCGTGTTTTGAGGCGTCGAGGGAGATTAACTTCCTATTGATTGGTATACGAGCAGCATCTACTTCCTTTACAAGAAGCCCAACCTCAATAAATACCTCAAGTGCAGTGTCAGGCTTAATAAAACATACTTCACCGGCTCGGTTCAgtagaaataacaataataaacaacagAGGGGGCTCGATGTACATGATTATTTTACCCAAGCATACATAAGCATACACAAATATTGCTTGAATCCACATGGTCTAGGACTCCTTTTTTTGCGAAGGATGTTACAACCGTGGACTTACAACCATGCCGGTCTTGAGCAGGAGGTAATGCACTGTCTGGGTGACGTCTGCGGCGTGGATTAGGTTGTGGTAAGGGTTTCTGTGCTTGCCGTAGCCCACCTCCAAGGCCTCCACAAAAGACACCAGAGCAGAAACAGGGATCTGAGGAGACATACAGTGTTTCAAACAGCCATCTGAGTGAGGATGATCATCTGGACTTTTCTATTAAATGTCATTATGACATAGCAAATGCCATTTCAAAAGTGTTTGTACGTATtggtaaatacaaaaatacatttggcaGTATTTCTCAGGTTAACATATTAGTTAAAAAATTGTACGTGGAAAATAGTGCTTAAAGAAtcgaattaaataaaaaagaaaatctcataaataataatcaaatatttttaaaactgacCAAATATGCTTTGTATTTTCCTGTTATGATGTTCTCAGATCCACAGATATCACTGAggaaatcaattttaaaatagtgtacttttaataaaaagaaagtgAGAGCACCCTACCTTAAAGCGATTGATTATGTCATATCTGGTGAgaagttcataaaaaataaatttcagtgCATGATCTCCGCTGGCATCATTCAGTGTGAAGACGTCAAATGACCACGTGTCCACATGCTAGACCAACAGCAAAAAAAGACATCTTTACCATTACCATCAAAATATTAACTGTATTATTACCaatccaaaagtttggggtcttatGTGCAACAAGCCtggatttatttgaccaaaattatAGTAAAATCCTAATACTGACTGATATCTATTTgagtatcatttaaaatgtaatgtatttctgtgaaggCAAagttgaacagcatttatttgaaatagaaatctaacattattaatgtgttattttgaaaatagaagtattaatttcattcaaaaaataaatatcttcttGACACTACTTTGTGTATAGCAGTGTATACAGTATAGCTTTTAGTAACTTCCTATAGAAAAGAAAAATCCCTTAGTAGATCTCTTTGCATCTATAAAATAACAACTGAAACTTTATTTTATGAAGCCTATAAATGTGATAAGATGTTCACAGTCCTGGAGCCTCAGAAATCGCTGCTTTTACATAATGTAGTAATACCAgcctcatttcttttttttataacgtATAAATTACTTTCACCACCCTTATAAACAGGGTCTGTGATGAACGATGTGTGATTCTATGGTTGTGCATTCCAATCCTGAGTCATGAAATGAACATCAGTAATAATACAGGAGATTTGGTCTACGTTATGGCCGCCTGTGGTTTATGCGTTCtggatttttctctctctctctctctcctccatccACTCTAAGTTTGACCCTCCGTTATTTCATCTCATCACTTTCAAAGAAAGTTCTGTGAAGGTTTGATTAGTTGGTTGCAATGAACATTTGCAAAATGCTGCATTAAATATTCACATCCTCAGATTGGAATATTTGTCCTGCACTCCGTCTAAGTCACGGCTGAGAGCTTTCAATAGCTTTAGGCTGTATGTGGAGATATATATGCAGATTCACGGACTGCTGTGAAATCAAGAGAGAGAGGCCGAAATCATGCTGCAAAGCCACCAGGACATCCAGTACAAACCTGCTGCCTCATTTAGAAAACTTAACTCTTACAATCAGATCTGATCTTAAAATCTGTGCATttgagagactttttttttttttcacaagcatgcattaattacatattaaaacatattgaACACAGAACAGTTActgtaaactataataatatttcacaatattaccgatTTTAAGTATTcctgatcacataaatgcagttttggagacttctttaaaaaatattaaaacatgtgACTCTACACATCTTTAGAAACGAGGTCTGGACAAAGCGGAAGGATTAAAAACTCTTTATATAAAAGGAAGCCGTCATTCGTTTCAGCTTATTAACTTCATTTTCTATTAAGAAAAGGTGGACAGAGCCAGCAAATTACTGCTATTGTTTGACAAGAACGTGTGAATTAGTATTCTGTTACTTATCCTTCTCACCTAGCAGACTTTATACATTTACCTGCACATAAAGCAACGAGAAGCAAATGGACTCACTCAAGGGCACAAGAGTTATAAGGGACTGCAGGAGATCTCTATTCCATTTCCAAAGTTTGAACCTTCGCCCTTTGTCATAGCAGCCTTGAGGCTTAACCACTAGGACACCACATTATTCTGTTCATCTGACTTTCACCCGCACACCTCAGAAAAAGGTTTGTGCTGTGTAGCATGTAGAATTTAAATGGGGTTGGGTGTTTACAAATGCTGTATGTTCATAAAAATAGATGTTTACTCATAGTACTCAACAAAACAGAGGCTATGGGTAAAcgcatagattttttttacatctgaagTGACCATATTGCACACTTCTTCTGGTTCATTTGACACAATAAAAGGATTAGTAAGAGTagaatatgatatgatatttcaTCACTTTTAGAATTTTAGAATCACAATAGGCAAcagaacaaaataatattataaaagattATAGATTTATGACTAATATGACAAAAGGGAGTAACTCTAAGCCGTCCCGCCACAAATTGTTGACATCAAAAATGAATGAGAAGCTGATAGGAGAACAGATGCGGCTGATAACAGCTCTGAAATGGCATTCATGATCGAATCACAGCAGATAACTGGATGTATAATTTAGACTGTAATTTCATGTGGAGAAAAAAggatgcaaatcagcatatttctgCATTTGCCTaatacactagcattcaaaagtttggaggtTGGTaagtttttcttatgttttggAGTCTCTTGAacacaaaagctgcatttatttaatcaaaaacagcaATCTTGTGAAAAACTATTGCACTATACCTGCTTTctgtttgattatattttattccggtgatacaaaactgaattttcagcctcTGCTGAAAAAATCATCAAaccatgctgatttgctgctcaagaagcatttatcatcatcaatgttgaaaccaATTAACATCTcagtggaaacagtgatactttatttcaggattctt
Proteins encoded in this window:
- the pde1ca gene encoding calcium/calmodulin-dependent 3',5'-cyclic nucleotide phosphodiesterase 1C isoform X3, producing MSELSSKKQGFKKCRSATFSIDGFSFTIVANETGESSARPLARFARSKSQNALWNAITAGIGIKDKDKRGILIDPRSPEEILADDLPSVESPDAMEKTAIRLRCLVKQLERGEASVVDLKKNLEYAASVLESVYIEETRRLVDTEDELSDIQSDSVPSEVRDWLASTFTRQMGLMLRRSEEKPRFRSIVHAVQAGIFVERMYRRTSNMVGLSYPPSVITALKHVDTWSFDVFTLNDASGDHALKFIFYELLTRYDIINRFKIPVSALVSFVEALEVGYGKHRNPYHNLIHAADVTQTVHYLLLKTGMVHWLTELEIFAMLFAAAVHDYEHTGTTNNFHIQTRSDTAILYNDRAVQENHHVSAAYRLLQEDDEMNILFNLSKDDWRELRALVVEMVLATDMSCHFQQIKAMKNFLQQPEAIDKPKALSLLLHTADISHPAKNWNMHHRWTTSLLEEFFRQGDKEAELGLPFSPLCDRKSTMVAQSQIGFIDFIVEPTFTVLTDMIEKIVTPLIEEASPSGLAGFRRSSLNNIPSDGKRSTVRGSGSESGPSLNCSISAVDFKTFKSTWNEEVHKNREKWKAQATKDLEEKAKQEENEEKDNKTDTDTQSSDSKGDNAQKEDEINTDPSVKSQDKRKEDTRQEKDSKTDRDATGDNKEPTEQQPREEEGNKDPGGVNGAQTPVSDAKEPETSSDTDNSQRAHNDSEDEHSHCGISPSSLADIAAAASAPDAN